GGACTGCAGGAAGCAATTGCAAATCCAGTCCACTCGACAATTTCTCCAAAGAAATTGGCACCGGTGATGTAGTCGAACAATCCACCAGTTGGAATTTTGTATCCGGTTTCTCCCGGTTTGCGCAAATGAATCAGTAGCTGATCTGTTGGTTATTtagttttgaaatataaaactgattcttaaacatttttaatccCATCTGTACCAGTCTGTACCTGAATGGATATTGATGGCCATCCCAGCATAAAAGATGATTATCCCTAAATCATAAAAGATCTTTGAATTAAATTCTTCTAAGATGACAATACTTCAATAACCACCTATTATGAATTGAGGAGAAGCAGTCCATTTATCATCATACTGATGATAATTTAAAAGGTAATGTCCTTGCATGAAGCCATTGAATAAGCAGAAGGACAATGCTGAAATGTAAACAAGAAAGGGTGAACTTTTCGTGGGATTACTCATGCTCAGTGGAAAGATGAAAGCCctataaagaaaaagtaaattgcATGAAACACAAGAACTGTTAATGTATCATGCCAAGAAAACCTGGATTACCTTTGAACGTAATGAATGATAAAACCTAACAAGAGAATCTTATTTGCAGTGGAATGCCAACAGGTTGCAGATGTAGTCAATAGTAAAATTACAGGTACTATAAGAGCTGGGCATTCCTGGGTCATCCAGGCAAATTTTCCAGGGATGAGAAATCCAAATTTTGAGCTGCTATAGCGtcctttgaaaaatgtgttcaTAATTTCTAATCATCTCAACATTTCTAGTTAATCAATGCAATTACCATATGGGGCTGGTAATATATACATAGTGAAAATAACACTTAGAGTATAGAGGAATAAGATCCAGACCATTTGAGAAAACATTTCCGAGTCATTTTTAGCTCCAAATAAAGGATGCAAGTAGTCTACAATAAATTTATCACCACCAAGAGTTTTGGAGGACATTTTTCTGGAAGGAAATTATATGCACACTGTATAGATTATAGAATATCAAATTAGTGTCAGCCAATTTAGCCCAAAGATAACGAAAACCTCAAatagatttttcgagttcgaccGCTGTTTTGTAGACCGCTCTAATGTGCTTGTTGACGTATTTGGTTCCGGGTTGCCAGTTTCATTCCTCTTgcgtaaaaattcatttgtaaaAGTTGTTCAATTTTCTCAATATGCAATGATGATACGTAAAAATGTAAGAAACACAATTTATTATTAGGTTATTTAGTTCCAATAAGCctagaaaaaagatttaatagACTCAAAAGATAATTCTCGCCAAACGAAAAactagatggcgttgattTGGTGTAAACACCAGTCTTGGcgccaatttcttcttttctcgaaatggaatacaaaatgaaaatgcta
The window above is part of the Daphnia pulex isolate KAP4 chromosome 3, ASM2113471v1 genome. Proteins encoded here:
- the LOC124190762 gene encoding 3-oxo-5-alpha-steroid 4-dehydrogenase 1-like; this translates as MSSKTLGGDKFIVDYLHPLFGAKNDSEMFSQMVWILFLYTLSVIFTMYILPAPYGRYSSSKFGFLIPGKFAWMTQECPALIVPVILLLTTSATCWHSTANKILLLGFIIHYVQRAFIFPLSMSNPTKSSPFLVYISALSFCLFNGFMQGHYLLNYHQYDDKWTASPQFIIGIIIFYAGMAINIHSDQLLIHLRKPGETGYKIPTGGLFDYITGANFFGEIVEWTGFAIASCSPPATIFAVFSAAYLGMRAWHHQNYYLSKFEDYPRTRKIIIPFVF